The sequence GCGTCATGACGCCCAGGAGCAGCAGGATGCCGATCGCGATGCCGAGGAGGAGCAGCAGGGTCTGCGTCACGACGAGCAGTCGCCGTCGCTCGAAGCGGTCGGCGACCCACCCCGTCACGCCGACGAGGAGGAGCGGCGGCGCGAACTGCAGCGCCATGGTGATCCCCATCGCGGCGGCGTCGTTGTCGGTGAGCTCGGTGAGCACGACCCAGCTGAGGGCGGTGGCCTGCATCCACGCGCCGGTGTTCGACACCAGCGCGCCGATGAACCACACCCGGTAGTTGAAGACCGAGAACGACCGGAACATGCCACGGCGTCCGCGACCGGAGGCCCCGCGCGACGTGCCGGCGGCGGGTGGAGGGGACGAGGGGGTCATCGGGCAGCCACCCTCGCCATGATCTCGGCGGCCTCGGCGAGGACCGAACGCTCGTGCGGGGTCAGCTCGGCCAGCGCCGTCTCGACCCACGCGTCGCGGCGCCGCGCCGTCTCGGCGACGACCGCGCGTCCCGCGTCGGTCAGAGAGACCACGACCTTGCGGCCGTCGTTCTCGTCGGCCGATCGGGTGGTGTAGCCCGAGTCCTGCAGGCAGTTGACGGTGCGGTTCATCGACGGGGCCGACACGCGCTCACGGTCGGCGAGCTCGCCCAGGGTGTGCGGACCGTGCGTCCACAGTGCCGCCAGCACGGCGAACTGGCCGTCGCTCATCGAGTCGACGGCGCGCTGCGTGCGCATGCGCCGAGCGAGGCGGAACGTCGCGATCCGCAGCGTCGAGGCGGCCTCCGAGTGATCGGGGGAGTCGTTGCCGGTGTCGTTCGCGGGGTTCTCTGAGGTGCTCATGCAGTTAGTTAGCATAGCTCATTAGCTTCGCTAAAGAAAACGGATGCCGCGACCGCACGTCGCACGGCGGTCGCGGCATCCTCCCCACTCCCCCTCCACGCGTCGCGCAGCCCGGGCGCCCGGGCCCGCGCCATAGACTGCTCCGCATGCCCGAGTTCACGGATGCACACGGCGTCGCGATCTTCTACGACGTCCACCCGGCGCAGACCGAGACTCGTGCGGTGGTGCAGCTGCTGCACGGCGTCGGCGAGCACGCCGGTCGGTACGGCGCGCTCATCCAGGCGCTCACCGCCGACGGGTACACGGTGTACGCGGCCGACCACCGCGGGCACGGGCGCACCGGCATGGGTCACCACGGCGGGGACCTGTCGAAGCTCGGGCGCCCAGGTCCGGGTGGACTCCGCGCAGCGCTGGCTGCGATGAGCCAGCTGACGCGGCAGATCCGGGCGGAGCATCCGGGGTTGCCTCTCGTTTTGCTCGGTCACTCCGGCGGCTCGGTGCTCGCCCAGATGCTGGTCAACGACAACGCCCCGGCCTACGACGGCCTCGTCCTCACCGGCACGGCGCTGCGCCGGCCGGGCTGGATGCGCGCGAGCAATCTCAACAAGCGGTGGGACGCCCCGGGAGCGATGGGGACGGAGTGGCTCTCGAGCGATCTCTCGGTCGGCCGGGCGTTCCTCGACGACCCGCTCACCACCACCGAGGACCCGGTCCGGCTCCTGGGCGTGCGCGACTCGCTCCGCATGTACGGCCTGCCGCGCAAGAACCTCGGTCGCGACATCCCGACCCTGCTCATGGTGGGGCGCGACGACACGGTCGGCGGCCCGCGGAGCGTCCACAAGCTCGCCGACGCCTACCGCACCCGCTCGGGCTTCACCGACGTGACGACGCTGGTGTACCCGGAGGCGCGCCACGAGATCTTCAACGAGGTCATGCAGGCCGACGTGCGCGCCGATCTGCTCGCGTGGCTCGACCGCCGCTTCCCCGAGCGCGACTGACAGCCGCGCGCGCCGCTCGGCCGCCTGCTCGGCCGGAGGCGGCGACCGTGCCGCCCTGACCGTTGACGCGCACGGGTCCGATGCGCCATCCTTTCCACAGCGACCGCCGTGGGAGCGCTCCCATGATCCCACGGCGGTCCTCCCCGGGCGACGGTGCCCGGTGGTCGACGCCGACCGAAGGAGCCCCCGCATGACCCATGAACCCACCCACCGCCGCCGCCGAGCCGCCGCGCTCGGCGGCGCCGTGGTGCTCGCAGCAGTCCTCGCCGCGCCGATCGGCGCGAGCGCGGCGCACGCCGACGACTCCGGACTCGCGGGGTCGGAGCTGTACCTCAACCCCTGGAGCACGACGCTCGAAGCGGCACAGTCCCTCACCGGCCAGGCGCGCGCCGACGCGCAGCTGCTGGGCTCGATCCCCTCGGCCGACTGGTTCACCAGCGGCTCGCCCGCCGAGGTGCAGGCCGCGGTCGACGAGGTCGTCACCGCCGCCGCCGCAGCCGGGCGCATGCCGGTGCTCGTCGCCTACAACCTGCCCTTCCGCGACTGCGCGCAGTACTCCGCCGGCGGCGCGCTCGACACCGCGGCCTACACCGCGTGGATCGACGGTTTCGCGGCGGGCATCGGCGATCGCCCGGCGACGGTGATCCTGGAGCCCGACGGGCTCGGCATCATCCCCCACTACACCACGCTCGACGGCGTCACCGAGTGGTGCCAGCCGGCCGAGATCCCCGCCGAGACCGCGGCCGCGGACCGCTACGTGCAGCTCAACCACGCGGTCGACGCGTTCGGGGCGCTGCCCGCGGCATCCGTCTATCTCGACGGCACGAGCTCTGCCTGGCTGAACGTCGGCGAGATCTCGGACCGGCTGATCAAGGGCGGCGTGGAGCGGGCCGACGGCTTCTTCCTGAACGCCTCGAACTACCAGTTCACGACGAACTCGGTCGTCTACGGCACGTGGGTCTCGCAGTGCATCGCCTACGTCACGCAGGTGACCCCGGGCGGATTCGGGGACTGCGGCAACCAGTACTGGAACGGCGGACCCGCCACGGACTGGCAGGGCGTCGGCATGTCGCCGTACGGCGAGTGGACCGCGGATGCCGCGGACCCGGCGCTGAACACGAGCGGCGTGGATTCGCGCTACGCCCTGATCCTGGGCGACGTCGAGGCGAGCACTCACTTCGTCATCGACACCAGCCGCAACGGCATCGGCCCGTGGCAGTACCCCGTCGGGGCCTTCCCCGAGCACGAGGACTGGTGCAATCCGCCGGACCGGGGCCTGGGCGTGCGCCCCGACACCGACACCGGCGTGCCGCTGGTCGACGCGTACCTGTGGATCAAGGTGCCCGGGGAGTCCGACGGCAAGTGCCATCGCGGCACCGGCGGTCCGCTCGACCCGGCACGCGGGATCGAGGACCCGGCCGCAGGGCAGTGGTTCGTCGAGCAGGCCCGCGAGCTCGTCGAGTTCGCGAACCCCGCCGTCTCGCCGCTCGACTGCCACGTGATGTGGGACGCCGAGGCAGACGGCGACGGCTTCGCGGCGAAGGTGCGGACGTCTGAGGCGGGGAACCTGGCGTTCTTCTTCTCGGGCGACCAGACCGTGCGCAAGGCGACGCGGGGCTCGTTCACCCAGGACGGTGCCGGCGTCACGGTGACCGCCGCGGCGCGACCCGGAAACGCGCCGAGCGCGCTGCTGCACGTGACGGGCGAGCCCGACCTGCCGTG comes from Microbacterium cremeum and encodes:
- a CDS encoding MarR family winged helix-turn-helix transcriptional regulator, which gives rise to MSTSENPANDTGNDSPDHSEAASTLRIATFRLARRMRTQRAVDSMSDGQFAVLAALWTHGPHTLGELADRERVSAPSMNRTVNCLQDSGYTTRSADENDGRKVVVSLTDAGRAVVAETARRRDAWVETALAELTPHERSVLAEAAEIMARVAAR
- a CDS encoding alpha/beta fold hydrolase; translated protein: MPEFTDAHGVAIFYDVHPAQTETRAVVQLLHGVGEHAGRYGALIQALTADGYTVYAADHRGHGRTGMGHHGGDLSKLGRPGPGGLRAALAAMSQLTRQIRAEHPGLPLVLLGHSGGSVLAQMLVNDNAPAYDGLVLTGTALRRPGWMRASNLNKRWDAPGAMGTEWLSSDLSVGRAFLDDPLTTTEDPVRLLGVRDSLRMYGLPRKNLGRDIPTLLMVGRDDTVGGPRSVHKLADAYRTRSGFTDVTTLVYPEARHEIFNEVMQADVRADLLAWLDRRFPERD
- a CDS encoding glycoside hydrolase family 6 protein, which translates into the protein MTHEPTHRRRRAAALGGAVVLAAVLAAPIGASAAHADDSGLAGSELYLNPWSTTLEAAQSLTGQARADAQLLGSIPSADWFTSGSPAEVQAAVDEVVTAAAAAGRMPVLVAYNLPFRDCAQYSAGGALDTAAYTAWIDGFAAGIGDRPATVILEPDGLGIIPHYTTLDGVTEWCQPAEIPAETAAADRYVQLNHAVDAFGALPAASVYLDGTSSAWLNVGEISDRLIKGGVERADGFFLNASNYQFTTNSVVYGTWVSQCIAYVTQVTPGGFGDCGNQYWNGGPATDWQGVGMSPYGEWTADAADPALNTSGVDSRYALILGDVEASTHFVIDTSRNGIGPWQYPVGAFPEHEDWCNPPDRGLGVRPDTDTGVPLVDAYLWIKVPGESDGKCHRGTGGPLDPARGIEDPAAGQWFVEQARELVEFANPAVSPLDCHVMWDAEADGDGFAAKVRTSEAGNLAFFFSGDQTVRKATRGSFTQDGAGVTVTAAARPGNAPSALLHVTGEPDLPWIFWLDGRACTS